A genomic region of Botrytis cinerea B05.10 chromosome 9, complete sequence contains the following coding sequences:
- the Bcdtd1 gene encoding Bcdtd1 yields the protein MKAILQRVLSASVTVDKQLISSIGKGILVFAAVAPGDTEKDAESLAAKVLKMRLWDDENGGRWKHNVQDIQGEVLCVSQFTLLASTKKGSKPDFHGALGGDLARELYQLFVTKVQQGYASERVKDGVFQAMMEVALVNDGPVTLEMSTRSNGKA from the exons ATGAAAG CTATACTCCAGCGTGTGCTGTCTGCTTCTGTAACGGTAGACAAGCAGCTGATATCATCAATTGGGAAAGGCATATTAGTATTTGCCGCTGTGGCTCCTGGTGACACGGAGAAAGATGCGGAATCGTTAGCAGCAAAAGTCTTGAAAATGCGATTATGggatgatgaaaatggcgGCCGG TGGAAACACAATGTACAAGACATCCAAGGAGAAGTTCTCTGTG TCTCACAGTTCACATTGCTTGCCTCAACAAAGAAGGGTTCAAAGCCAGACTTTCATGGAGCTTTGGGAGGGGACCTGGCCAGGGAATTATATCAACTTTTTGTGACAAAGGTCCAGCAAGGCTATGCGTCAGAAAGGGTCAAAGATGGTGTGTTCCAGGCAATGATG GAAGTGGCTTTGGTGAATGATGGCCCG GTCACACTCGAAATGTCAACCAGGTCAAATGGAAAGGCATGA